A single bacterium DNA region contains:
- a CDS encoding polysaccharide deacetylase family protein — MIKSLIKSILYYSGITQLLHHFIASKTRLAVILRYHSVADEDFVYATPKITVSTGDFEKQIKYLSKKYNIISLEDIAVHIKEGKELPRNSLAITFDDGYKDNYLNAYPILKKYGATATFFLVAGCIDGKDILWTHRIIHLVKETKKKEISLENHLLKFETVKDKLVSINILNSIILHLDQSKREEFITDLTRKFEVEINREELSHKYMLSWDEVKKMEGMSFGGHTVTHCNLPHCSYEYAREEIEGSKKILEEKIGKPINLFSYPNGTIEAHFNEENKKLVKEAGFICAVTSLDGLVDNKSDPYELRRKGIGKETKLYCLATEIVVNTVLKGFKGSRDPGVE; from the coding sequence ATGATTAAATCTCTTATAAAAAGTATTTTGTATTATAGCGGCATAACACAACTCCTTCACCACTTTATCGCCTCAAAGACAAGATTAGCGGTGATATTGAGGTATCATTCCGTCGCAGATGAAGACTTTGTTTATGCCACCCCGAAAATAACCGTTTCGACAGGAGATTTTGAAAAACAAATAAAATATCTCTCTAAAAAATATAATATTATTTCTCTTGAAGATATTGCTGTCCACATTAAGGAAGGCAAAGAGTTACCCAGAAATTCATTAGCCATTACCTTTGATGATGGGTATAAAGATAATTATCTAAATGCCTATCCTATTTTAAAAAAATATGGTGCGACCGCGACATTTTTCCTTGTCGCGGGATGTATCGATGGGAAAGATATACTCTGGACACATCGAATCATCCATCTGGTCAAGGAGACAAAAAAGAAAGAAATCTCCCTTGAAAACCATCTCCTTAAATTTGAAACAGTTAAGGATAAATTAGTGTCGATAAATATCCTCAATTCGATAATCCTTCATCTTGACCAATCTAAAAGGGAAGAATTTATCACGGATTTAACCAGGAAGTTTGAAGTGGAGATAAACAGAGAGGAACTTAGCCATAAATATATGTTGTCCTGGGATGAGGTTAAGAAGATGGAGGGTATGTCCTTTGGTGGTCATACAGTTACCCATTGTAATCTGCCACATTGCTCTTATGAATATGCCAGGGAAGAAATTGAAGGTTCAAAGAAAATCCTGGAAGAAAAAATAGGCAAGCCGATAAATTTATTCTCTTATCCAAATGGCACAATTGAGGCTCATTTTAATGAAGAGAATAAAAAACTGGTTAAAGAGGCTGGTTTTATCTGCGCCGTAACTTCTCTTGATGGGCTGGTTGACAATAAAAGCGACCCCTATGAGTTAAGAAGAAAAGGGATTGGGAAAGAGACTAAATTGTATTGTCTGGCGACAGAGATTGTAGTAAATACTGTCT
- a CDS encoding ATP-binding protein has translation MKINASQIIKVIEFWQNTLRGDKLYPRSIVEAIDLKTREIVDIIGPRRSGKSSVLKLLIKHLNLKDNSLYINFEDPYFIEHDHPSIIEEIISVYKEYFNPGLCYLFFDEIQVISQWERTIRKLRDSSQFKIFVTGSSSKLLSSEIASLLTGRHLSYQLLPLSFGEYLQFKGVGILNKKDIILKEKLLLKLFSEYLSKGGFPEVVLTDNLELPGQYFRDIIQKDIVMRYEVREKGILEKMAIYLISNATKTTSIESLKKTFNISYKLASTYLDYLKEVFLLFEIPQFSYSLKKQQKGFKKIYAVDCGLANAVSFRFSEDKGRMLEICVFLHLLQMGQELYYYKTGNNLEIDFLVKDFNERKIPIQVTWEFESKKTKGRELSSLISTMDELKLREGIILTYDDEDSISIDNKFINIKPVYKWLLEREGRND, from the coding sequence ATGAAAATAAATGCTTCGCAAATCATAAAGGTAATAGAATTCTGGCAGAATACCTTAAGAGGAGATAAACTTTATCCCAGGTCTATCGTTGAAGCAATAGACCTTAAGACCAGAGAGATTGTAGATATTATTGGACCAAGACGAAGTGGTAAATCCTCTGTTCTAAAACTATTGATAAAACATCTAAACCTTAAGGATAATTCTTTATATATAAATTTTGAGGACCCCTATTTTATCGAGCACGACCACCCATCAATTATTGAAGAGATAATATCAGTTTATAAAGAATATTTTAATCCAGGTCTTTGCTACCTTTTCTTTGATGAGATACAGGTAATAAGCCAATGGGAGCGAACTATCCGAAAATTGCGTGATTCATCCCAATTTAAGATATTCGTAACTGGTTCGTCGTCAAAGCTTCTCAGTAGTGAGATAGCATCTTTGCTAACCGGAAGGCATTTGTCTTATCAACTTCTGCCCCTCTCATTTGGTGAATACCTTCAATTCAAAGGGGTAGGGATTCTTAATAAAAAGGACATCATATTAAAAGAAAAACTTTTACTTAAACTCTTTTCAGAATATTTATCGAAAGGTGGTTTCCCTGAGGTTGTTTTAACCGACAATTTAGAACTTCCCGGGCAATATTTCCGGGATATTATTCAGAAGGATATTGTTATGAGGTATGAGGTGCGTGAAAAGGGCATTCTTGAAAAGATGGCTATTTATCTTATAAGCAATGCCACAAAAACTACTTCTATTGAATCGCTTAAAAAGACCTTCAATATTTCCTATAAACTGGCATCTACCTATTTAGATTATTTGAAGGAGGTATTTTTGCTTTTTGAGATTCCGCAGTTTTCCTATTCCTTAAAAAAACAGCAAAAGGGGTTTAAAAAGATATATGCTGTTGATTGTGGACTTGCCAACGCTGTCTCTTTTAGATTTTCAGAAGATAAAGGTAGAATGCTTGAAATTTGCGTTTTCTTACACCTTTTGCAAATGGGGCAGGAACTCTACTATTATAAGACAGGGAATAATTTAGAGATTGACTTCCTGGTTAAGGATTTTAATGAGAGAAAAATACCTATTCAGGTAACCTGGGAATTTGAGAGTAAAAAAACAAAAGGTCGTGAATTATCCAGTCTTATTTCTACCATGGATGAACTAAAACTGAGAGAGGGGATAATTCTTACCTACGATGATGAAGATAGTATTTCGATTGATAATAAATTTATCAATATAAAACCGGTATATAAGTGGTTACTGGAAAGGGAAGGTAGAAATGATTAA